The genomic stretch CAGCATCAAAGAGAAAGCCGATTTCATCCCTTCCGGGAACGAGGGGGCCTCGCCGGTTATTTCCATTGACTCCCCATGATACTCGACTATACTGCCGACCCTATAGACCAAACGCATCGCGAGCCCGTGTATCAAAGGGGTATTTCTATCTGATCGAAGCCCAGCCGGCGGACGCCTCCTGGGAAAAAGGAGAAGAAGGATGAAAGATCGACAGCGTTTCTCTTTCCGGAGGCTCGGCCTCGCCGCCGCGGCCCTCGCGGCGATCGGCCTCGCCGGAGCGCGGACCGCGGGCGCGGTCGCGTGCAGCACGGCACCGAACGTGACCAGCGTTTCGCCGGATTTCGGCCCGCAGACGGGGGGCCTTCCGCAAGTCAAGGTCCTCGGTACCGGATTCTGCTCGTCCGGCCTGAAGGTCTGGTTCGGAGCGAACAAGGTCTCCAACGCGAACGTCAGCTTCGTCAGCTCGACGGAGGTCGACGTCACCCCACCCGCTTCCACCATCGTCGGATCCGTGACCGTGCGCGTCCAGCAGCAGACGTCGTCGAAGACGAAGCAGTCCCGTCTCCTCAACGGGTACACCTACACCTGCGTCGGCTGCACGGTGACCCCGGTGTCGCTCCAGTTCGAAGGAGTCGACACGGCCGCGCAGACGACGGAACCCAACGGCGTGCTCGAGCCGGGTGAATCCACGGTCGCCATCAAGCCCACCGTCCAGAATACGAGCGGCTCCACGGAAGACTCCGTGACCGGTGCGATCACGAGCTTCACCGGCCCCCAGAACGCCGCGAGCGACATCGTCTACCACATGGACGACTCGGCCGCCGACTACGGCTCGATCTCCTCGGGCGCGACGGCGGACTGCGGGTCCGACTGCTATGCCGCGACCATCACGATCGGCGGCAGCGGCAACCGTCCGACGGTCAACACCCCCTCGGACATCGACTGGGATGCGCAGATGGAGGAAACGCCGACGACGACCGTCGCCTCCGTGACGGCTGCCCAGACCCCCTACACGTGGCGCGTCCACGTCGGCGGCACGTTCACGGACGAGCCGAAGAGCGACACCTTCTACGACTACGTGGAACGCCTCGTCCACAACCACGTGACCTTCGGCACGAACGCCTTCGCCGGGTTGTTCTCGCCGGGCCAGCACTCTCCCCGCAACCAGATGGCGACCTTCATCGCCCGCGCCTTCGCCGCGGGCGACGCGAACGTCCCGGCGAGCGGGACGATCTCCCCGGCCGAGAACCCGCTCGTCAACGGGAGCTACAACTGCGACTCCGGCCCGTCGCTCTTCGCCGACGTGGGGCTCGGCGACGCCAACTTCTGCCGGTACATCCACTACATCACGAAGCTCAACGTCACGAGCGGATGC from Thermoanaerobaculia bacterium encodes the following:
- a CDS encoding IPT/TIG domain-containing protein, with amino-acid sequence MKDRQRFSFRRLGLAAAALAAIGLAGARTAGAVACSTAPNVTSVSPDFGPQTGGLPQVKVLGTGFCSSGLKVWFGANKVSNANVSFVSSTEVDVTPPASTIVGSVTVRVQQQTSSKTKQSRLLNGYTYTCVGCTVTPVSLQFEGVDTAAQTTEPNGVLEPGESTVAIKPTVQNTSGSTEDSVTGAITSFTGPQNAASDIVYHMDDSAADYGSISSGATADCGSDCYAATITIGGSGNRPTVNTPSDIDWDAQMEETPTTTVASVTAAQTPYTWRVHVGGTFTDEPKSDTFYDYVERLVHNHVTFGTNAFAGLFSPGQHSPRNQMATFIARAFAAGDANVPASGTISPAENPLVNGSYNCDSGPSLFADVGLGDANFCRYIHYITKLNVTSGCNASVPDYCPLTNVSRAVMAVFISRALVPGLGDPGVPNSNTGTGPYASRSYDCANGPSPFLDVPLDSPAGTNPSCKNIGYIWTLGIIDGDCGSCNNTANFSPNDLVTRGQMSKFIDNAFNLVIGPAQ